The following proteins come from a genomic window of Sebaldella sp. S0638:
- a CDS encoding DKNYY domain-containing protein, with product MKKIIFILFLAFYCMGLGCSPAFYTYVTEGKEVYYGISGYKEGLVKLEKANADKFVIINPYFGKDNKNVYYQGGIIKDSDPATFRFLGGVSTLIGSTGYSKDKKNVYYLGNIITGADSASFTILDKVEGYGKDNKNVYFMGEKLDYADSVSFKTIGNDYTADKNAVYYKSEKLTGADPAGYTLNGHYLLSSGSVFYGKEKTGYDMNTFKVMEEFFDGNTCWNGYVYAMVKDKNGVYVRDEKIQGIDPETFKAVGAGLYEDKNYYYAGIEKLNINKKNSTLFTLESAGQIIVKDDSNVYSLGDKIENLKEKYGIDPKSFELYAVVVSLKIFKDKNNFYVNDWLYLKKTDIVPVKNSLVYIDNDMIILKSKNKIAVIDRFGTEYSEIKGVDVETYAFVKGNDYLDKIAEMEGYGTFIDKNNIYKRNPFDKHFTTVSKKISPQEYGNLKEYIIAGEAEEKRLESLKAK from the coding sequence ATGAAAAAAATTATTTTTATTTTATTTTTAGCGTTTTATTGTATGGGACTTGGATGCAGTCCGGCATTTTACACATATGTAACTGAGGGAAAAGAAGTATATTACGGGATTTCGGGTTATAAAGAAGGCTTAGTAAAGCTTGAAAAGGCAAATGCGGATAAATTCGTTATTATCAATCCTTATTTTGGAAAAGATAACAAAAATGTCTATTATCAAGGCGGGATAATAAAGGATTCTGATCCTGCTACATTTCGGTTTTTAGGCGGAGTCAGCACATTGATTGGTTCGACGGGTTATTCTAAAGATAAAAAGAATGTTTATTATCTGGGGAACATTATTACAGGTGCAGATTCAGCTTCTTTTACCATTTTGGATAAAGTGGAAGGATATGGAAAAGATAATAAAAACGTATATTTTATGGGGGAAAAACTGGATTATGCTGACAGTGTATCATTTAAAACAATAGGAAATGATTATACTGCGGATAAAAATGCTGTTTACTATAAATCGGAGAAATTAACAGGTGCGGATCCTGCGGGATACACTCTGAACGGACATTATCTTTTGAGCAGCGGCAGTGTCTTCTACGGGAAAGAAAAAACCGGTTATGATATGAATACTTTTAAAGTGATGGAAGAATTTTTTGACGGGAATACATGCTGGAATGGCTATGTTTATGCTATGGTAAAAGATAAAAACGGTGTTTATGTAAGGGACGAAAAAATACAGGGAATAGACCCGGAAACATTTAAGGCTGTGGGTGCAGGATTATACGAGGATAAAAATTATTATTATGCGGGAATTGAGAAACTGAATATTAATAAGAAAAATTCAACACTGTTTACACTGGAATCTGCGGGTCAGATAATAGTAAAAGATGACAGCAATGTATATTCTCTGGGCGATAAAATTGAAAACCTAAAAGAAAAATATGGTATAGACCCAAAGAGCTTTGAACTTTACGCAGTTGTGGTCAGTCTGAAAATTTTTAAGGATAAAAATAATTTTTACGTTAATGACTGGCTTTATTTGAAGAAGACAGATATAGTACCTGTAAAAAATAGTCTGGTATATATTGATAATGATATGATTATATTAAAATCAAAAAATAAAATTGCAGTAATAGACAGATTTGGAACAGAATATTCTGAAATAAAAGGTGTAGATGTGGAAACTTACGCTTTTGTGAAGGGAAATGATTATCTGGATAAAATAGCAGAGATGGAAGGTTACGGGACTTTTATAGATAAAAATAATATATATAAGCGAAATCCTTTTGATAAACATTTTACTACAGTCAGCAAAAAAATAAGTCCGCAGGAATACGGGAATCTGAAAGAATATATAATCGCAG
- the agaF gene encoding PTS galactosamine/N-acetylgalactosamine transporter subunit IIA has protein sequence MVGIIITGHANFALGMMSAIKLVFGSPENLKIVNFGEEDSTDILENNIKIAIHELKECDGLLCFTDIAGGTPFQVASRLSIEEAEMRVISGTNLPMLLGVLSDRDGMNLHELAEYALEVGREEVKEFIFIPYEEDITVESEDGGI, from the coding sequence ATGGTAGGGATAATAATAACCGGGCATGCGAATTTTGCTTTAGGTATGATGAGTGCAATTAAACTGGTTTTTGGTTCGCCTGAAAACCTGAAAATAGTTAATTTTGGCGAAGAAGATTCTACAGATATTCTGGAAAACAATATAAAGATAGCGATACACGAGCTAAAAGAATGTGACGGATTGCTATGTTTTACTGACATAGCAGGAGGAACGCCTTTTCAGGTGGCTTCGAGACTGAGTATAGAAGAAGCTGAAATGAGAGTTATTTCAGGGACAAATCTTCCTATGCTTCTTGGTGTTTTAAGCGATAGAGACGGTATGAACCTGCATGAGCTTGCTGAATATGCACTGGAAGTGGGGAGGGAAGAGGTAAAAGAATTTATTTTTATACCATACGAGGAAGATATTACTGTAGAATCTGAGGACGGCGGAATATAA
- the agaD gene encoding PTS galactosamine transporter subunit IID has translation MKESNKKVLTKRDITLLGLRSSFLQASFNYERMQAGGWTCSMLPTIEKIHKGDKQAISNSMKDNLEFINTHPNLVGFLMGLLMSLEESGEDRNLIKGLKVALFGPLAGIGDAIFWFTILPIVAGISASFAEEGSVLGPIIFFLVYFVIFLLRVAWTHFGYNLGIRAIEKIKENSEIVAKAATILGTTVIGGLIASYVHIEVVSQIVVNAEKTVSLQTDLFDKIFPNILPFAYTMLMYAILRTRKVSPTVLILLTFIAAIILSALKIL, from the coding sequence ATGAAGGAATCTAATAAAAAAGTCCTTACAAAAAGGGATATAACTCTTTTAGGACTTAGATCATCTTTTTTACAGGCATCATTTAACTATGAAAGAATGCAGGCCGGGGGATGGACGTGTTCAATGCTCCCTACGATAGAAAAGATACATAAAGGAGATAAACAGGCTATCTCTAATTCAATGAAAGATAATCTGGAATTTATAAATACACACCCAAATCTCGTGGGATTTTTGATGGGACTGTTGATGTCACTTGAAGAAAGCGGAGAAGACAGAAATCTGATAAAAGGGTTAAAAGTAGCATTGTTCGGCCCGTTAGCCGGAATAGGAGATGCAATATTCTGGTTTACAATACTTCCTATAGTAGCTGGGATTTCTGCATCGTTTGCAGAAGAAGGAAGTGTTCTCGGACCGATTATATTCTTTCTTGTTTATTTTGTGATATTTCTTCTTCGGGTTGCATGGACACATTTTGGATATAATTTAGGTATAAGAGCAATAGAAAAAATAAAAGAAAACTCGGAAATAGTAGCGAAAGCAGCAACAATACTGGGGACGACAGTTATAGGAGGGCTTATAGCTTCATATGTACATATAGAAGTAGTTTCGCAGATAGTGGTAAATGCGGAAAAAACAGTATCTTTACAAACAGACTTGTTTGATAAAATATTCCCGAATATTTTGCCGTTTGCTTATACTATGCTTATGTATGCTATTTTAAGAACAAGAAAAGTAAGTCCGACAGTACTGATTTTACTTACTTTTATTGCGGCAATAATATTGTCGGCATTAAAAATCTTGTAA
- the agaC gene encoding PTS galactosamine transporter subunit IIC: protein MLEISLFQGICLAVMAFIVGIDFWLEALFIFRPLIVSTLTGLILGDLRLGLLTGALTELAFAGLTPAGGTQPPNPVLAGVMTTVIAYTAKVDAKIAIGLALPFSFLMQYIILFYYSIFSFFMKKADKYAEDVEIKKFYFLNLVTTLIVGLSYAVVVFVSSYVAQEAVQNLVNSMPGWLTHGFEVAGGILPAVGFGLLLRVMLQKQYVPYLIIGFVVASFLKFSNLLPIALLGTAFAIYEYFNQKKIEEVAMNAKGKGDDDNEGI, encoded by the coding sequence ATGCTAGAAATAAGTTTATTTCAAGGGATATGCTTAGCGGTTATGGCTTTTATTGTTGGTATTGATTTTTGGCTCGAGGCTTTATTTATTTTTAGACCATTAATAGTAAGTACCCTCACGGGACTCATCTTGGGGGATTTAAGGCTTGGATTACTCACAGGTGCTTTGACAGAACTTGCCTTTGCCGGTCTGACTCCGGCGGGAGGAACACAGCCGCCTAACCCGGTTTTGGCAGGGGTAATGACTACGGTTATAGCGTATACTGCAAAAGTAGACGCAAAAATAGCCATTGGATTAGCACTTCCGTTTAGCTTTTTAATGCAGTATATTATCTTATTTTATTACTCTATATTTTCTTTTTTTATGAAAAAAGCAGATAAATACGCTGAAGATGTAGAAATAAAGAAATTTTATTTTCTAAACTTAGTTACAACATTAATAGTAGGTTTATCCTATGCAGTAGTAGTTTTCGTATCTTCATATGTGGCGCAGGAAGCTGTGCAGAATCTGGTAAACAGTATGCCTGGATGGCTGACTCACGGATTTGAAGTAGCAGGAGGAATACTCCCGGCAGTGGGATTCGGTCTTTTATTAAGGGTAATGCTTCAGAAACAGTATGTACCATATTTAATCATAGGATTCGTAGTGGCATCTTTCTTAAAGTTCTCAAATCTTCTTCCAATAGCTTTGCTGGGGACAGCATTTGCAATATATGAATACTTTAATCAGAAAAAAATTGAAGAAGTTGCAATGAATGCCAAAGGAAAAGGAGATGATGACAATGAAGGAATCTAA
- the agaB gene encoding PTS galactosamine transporter subunit IIB, whose translation MGPNILLTRVDNRLVHGQVGVTWVKSLGANLIVVVDDVAANSDVEKQLMEVVAKSSGVGIRFFTVAHTIDIIHKASPNQKIFIVCKTPEVVKKLVDGGVPIKEVNIGNMHFSEGKEQISKKVYVDQNDKDDIKYLESKGIDVYIQDVPGDKKLKM comes from the coding sequence GTGGGACCTAATATTTTATTAACAAGAGTAGACAATCGTCTGGTCCACGGACAGGTCGGAGTAACATGGGTAAAATCACTGGGCGCAAATCTGATTGTAGTGGTAGATGACGTAGCAGCTAACAGCGATGTGGAAAAGCAATTAATGGAAGTAGTAGCAAAATCTTCTGGTGTAGGAATTAGATTTTTTACTGTAGCACATACTATTGACATTATTCATAAAGCTTCACCAAATCAGAAAATATTCATAGTGTGCAAAACTCCGGAAGTGGTGAAAAAACTAGTGGATGGAGGTGTTCCCATAAAAGAAGTTAATATCGGGAATATGCATTTTTCCGAAGGAAAAGAGCAGATCAGCAAAAAGGTATATGTAGACCAGAATGATAAGGACGATATTAAATATCTTGAATCTAAAGGAATAGATGTTTACATACAGGATGTACCAGGAGACAAAAAATTAAAAATGTAA
- a CDS encoding PTS system mannose/fructose/sorbose family transporter subunit IID: protein MESNAYVDQTKEKVITAKDLNKMAWRGLFVQASFNYERMQACGWLYSIIPGLKKIHKNKEDMSKSMTMHMEFFNTHPFLVTFIEGIVIAMEENKENIDTIRGIKIATMGPLGGIGDALIWLTLLPISAGIGSALAINGSIAGPFVFLLIFNVIHFGLIYGLMHYGYRTGVSALKTLNEDTQSISRAASILGLAVVGGLIATYIRFNLAVVINAGQAKVALQEDVLDKIMPALLPLAYTFLMYFLLRKGKSPLLLIGITLLVGVIGRYIGLL from the coding sequence ATGGAATCTAATGCTTATGTGGATCAGACAAAAGAAAAGGTAATTACTGCGAAAGACCTGAATAAAATGGCGTGGAGAGGATTATTCGTACAGGCGTCGTTTAACTATGAAAGAATGCAAGCCTGCGGTTGGTTATATTCGATTATTCCGGGACTAAAGAAAATTCATAAAAATAAAGAAGATATGTCGAAGTCTATGACAATGCACATGGAATTTTTTAATACCCACCCTTTTCTTGTTACATTTATAGAGGGTATAGTAATAGCAATGGAAGAGAATAAAGAAAACATAGATACAATAAGAGGTATAAAGATAGCTACAATGGGACCTCTCGGAGGTATAGGAGATGCCTTGATATGGCTAACTCTTCTTCCAATATCAGCGGGGATAGGTTCTGCTCTTGCCATAAATGGAAGTATAGCCGGACCGTTTGTTTTTCTTTTAATTTTTAACGTAATTCACTTTGGATTAATATACGGACTTATGCACTATGGATACAGAACAGGAGTTAGTGCTCTCAAAACACTTAATGAAGATACACAGAGTATTTCTAGAGCTGCAAGTATACTTGGGCTTGCAGTGGTTGGAGGACTGATTGCCACATATATAAGATTTAATCTTGCAGTGGTAATTAATGCAGGGCAGGCAAAAGTAGCACTTCAGGAAGATGTATTGGATAAAATTATGCCGGCATTGCTTCCTCTGGCATACACTTTTCTTATGTATTTCCTGCTGAGAAAAGGAAAATCGCCTCTTCTTCTGATAGGTATAACTTTACTTGTAGGTGTAATAGGAAGATATATAGGTTTATTATAA
- the agaW gene encoding PTS N-acetylgalactosamine transporter subunit IIC yields MFVQALLIGIWAGLAGIDLFDLQLHVHRPVVTGLVVGIILGDVKTGLVAGGMLELVWMGMVPLAGAQPPNVVIGGIIGTAFAIFTKEDPNIAVGVAVPFAIAAQAGITLLFTVFSPVMHKADEYAAEANTRGIERINYLGLLILFCSYFIVAFLPIFFGEEAARGVVQMLPEKLIGGLSVAGGMMPAVGFGMLLKIMLKKEFAGFLILGFVLAAFLKLEIMAIAFIGLSIAMYDYYLRKDRSGGTGGNTEAKEEYSDGI; encoded by the coding sequence ATGTTCGTACAGGCGTTACTAATAGGAATCTGGGCAGGACTGGCAGGGATTGACTTGTTTGACCTTCAGCTGCATGTTCACAGACCAGTGGTAACAGGTTTAGTAGTAGGTATAATATTAGGAGATGTAAAAACAGGATTAGTTGCAGGGGGAATGTTAGAATTAGTATGGATGGGAATGGTGCCGCTTGCCGGTGCACAGCCGCCTAACGTAGTAATAGGAGGGATTATAGGAACTGCTTTTGCTATATTTACTAAAGAAGATCCGAATATAGCAGTGGGAGTGGCAGTACCTTTCGCTATAGCAGCACAGGCAGGGATAACATTGTTATTCACTGTATTTTCACCAGTAATGCATAAGGCTGACGAATATGCAGCTGAAGCAAATACAAGGGGAATTGAAAGAATAAACTATCTGGGACTGCTTATTTTATTTTGTTCGTACTTCATAGTTGCATTTTTGCCTATATTTTTCGGAGAAGAAGCTGCAAGGGGCGTAGTGCAGATGTTGCCTGAAAAATTAATAGGAGGATTATCTGTAGCCGGGGGAATGATGCCGGCAGTGGGATTTGGTATGCTTTTGAAGATTATGCTGAAAAAAGAATTCGCCGGGTTCCTTATATTAGGATTTGTACTGGCTGCTTTCTTGAAGCTGGAAATTATGGCAATAGCCTTCATAGGTTTGAGTATAGCAATGTATGACTACTATCTGAGAAAAGACAGATCCGGCGGAACAGGCGGAAATACAGAAGCAAAGGAGGAATATAGCGATGGAATCTAA
- the nagA gene encoding N-acetylglucosamine-6-phosphate deacetylase, translating to MVLKNIDIVLEDEIIKSDVQIKNGKIFKISAEIDSDDSAVDCTGKYLIPGFIDMHIHGIGGHDAMDGTVEAITAMAREVLKRGVTSFLPTLLTESVERIHNGFEAVKKTMEIEDENAADIIGVHMEGPFFCDEFKGAQNPKFLQYGTLDTLETLVGNYWDILKILSAAPERIEFDVIQRLKEKNVIASIGHTSADSELVDEASLFGMTHCVHLYNGMKGLHHREPGTAGAILYNDRIHAELILDGIHVHPKMAKLAYKCKGNKLALITDAMRATGLQDGKYDLGGQDVFVKGYEARLANGSLAGSTLTMDRAFRNALKFLDSNIIEAVKLTSTNAADELGLSSKGKIEVGRDADLLVIDKEYNIEKIIKAGKIIS from the coding sequence ATGGTATTAAAAAATATTGATATTGTATTGGAAGATGAAATAATCAAAAGCGATGTTCAGATAAAAAACGGTAAAATTTTCAAAATCTCTGCTGAGATAGATTCTGATGACTCAGCAGTTGACTGTACAGGAAAGTATCTTATTCCGGGATTTATAGATATGCATATTCATGGTATCGGAGGACATGATGCCATGGACGGAACAGTAGAAGCAATTACTGCTATGGCAAGAGAAGTGTTAAAAAGAGGTGTTACTTCTTTTCTTCCTACTCTGCTTACAGAATCTGTAGAAAGAATACATAACGGCTTTGAAGCAGTGAAAAAAACTATGGAGATAGAAGACGAGAATGCTGCTGATATAATCGGTGTCCATATGGAAGGCCCTTTTTTCTGCGATGAGTTCAAAGGAGCACAGAACCCTAAGTTTTTACAATACGGGACACTGGATACTCTGGAAACACTCGTAGGAAACTACTGGGATATTCTGAAAATACTCTCTGCAGCTCCTGAACGTATAGAATTCGATGTTATACAAAGACTAAAAGAAAAAAACGTTATTGCTTCAATAGGACATACAAGTGCTGATAGTGAACTTGTAGATGAAGCCAGTCTCTTTGGTATGACTCACTGTGTCCATCTGTATAACGGTATGAAAGGACTCCATCACAGAGAACCCGGTACTGCCGGTGCAATTCTGTATAATGACAGAATACACGCCGAACTGATTCTTGACGGAATACATGTCCACCCGAAAATGGCAAAGCTCGCCTATAAATGTAAAGGAAACAAGCTTGCTCTTATTACTGATGCCATGAGAGCCACAGGACTTCAGGACGGAAAATATGACCTTGGCGGACAGGACGTATTTGTAAAAGGATATGAGGCAAGACTTGCTAACGGTTCATTGGCAGGGAGTACGCTTACAATGGACAGAGCCTTTAGAAATGCCTTGAAGTTTCTTGATTCTAATATCATAGAGGCTGTTAAGCTTACAAGCACTAATGCTGCTGACGAACTGGGACTTTCTTCCAAAGGAAAGATAGAAGTGGGAAGAGATGCAGATTTACTTGTTATAGATAAAGAGTATAATATAGAAAAAATTATAAAAGCCGGAAAAATAATTTCTTAA
- a CDS encoding PhzF family phenazine biosynthesis isomerase — MKIYRYEAFTDKAGMGNPAGVVFECDDITEEEMQKTAGEIGFNETVFLLASKTADIKMRYFTPGHEMNLCGHATIAGVYALFEKENKEIKTVETLSGIINVNMEIGNNGKTFIRMKQLPAQFEEFRGDKAKLAEALGIREDGIEEKFPVIYGSTGIWTLLVPVKNLDTFLKMKPDNKKFPEILTEKPKASVHPFCLETYNENADMHGRHFSSPFSETVEDPVTGTASGVMGAYYIKFIKPSDEENIAIEQGHEIGKDGIVYVNVKKKDGNLGIEIKGEAVYAGEIFL; from the coding sequence ATGAAAATATATAGATATGAAGCATTCACAGATAAAGCGGGTATGGGGAATCCTGCAGGAGTGGTATTTGAATGTGATGATATTACAGAAGAAGAAATGCAGAAAACAGCCGGAGAAATAGGTTTCAACGAGACGGTATTCCTGCTTGCCTCAAAAACGGCAGATATAAAGATGAGATATTTTACTCCGGGACATGAAATGAACTTATGCGGTCATGCGACAATTGCTGGAGTATATGCATTATTTGAAAAAGAAAATAAGGAAATAAAAACTGTAGAAACATTATCGGGAATAATCAATGTAAATATGGAAATCGGGAATAATGGAAAAACTTTCATAAGAATGAAACAGCTGCCGGCACAGTTTGAAGAATTCCGCGGAGATAAAGCAAAACTGGCAGAAGCACTGGGTATAAGAGAGGATGGTATAGAGGAGAAATTTCCTGTAATATATGGAAGTACAGGGATATGGACTTTACTGGTACCTGTAAAAAATCTGGATACTTTTTTGAAGATGAAACCTGATAATAAAAAATTCCCTGAAATACTAACAGAAAAACCAAAAGCTTCAGTACATCCTTTTTGCCTTGAAACTTATAATGAGAACGCAGATATGCACGGAAGGCATTTTTCATCACCGTTTTCAGAAACTGTGGAAGATCCTGTTACAGGAACAGCTTCTGGTGTAATGGGAGCATATTATATAAAATTCATAAAACCATCAGATGAAGAAAATATAGCAATAGAACAAGGGCATGAAATAGGGAAAGACGGGATTGTCTATGTGAATGTGAAGAAGAAAGATGGGAATCTTGGTATAGAAATAAAGGGAGAAGCAGTTTATGCGGGAGAAATTTTTCTTTGA
- a CDS encoding zinc-dependent dehydrogenase has protein sequence MKAAFLYNANDLRLKETEKPAINDDEILVKVKSAAICGTDIRMVKNGYAGVNEDNPRILGHEISGEIAETGKNVQKYKPGMRVAIAPNMGCGTCDRCVSGNTHLCETYEAFGINLQGGFAEYLKIPAKAVNQGNLVELDEKISYEEAALVEPLSCVFNGQSRVNIELGDTVLIIGAGPIGIMHAFLAKIQGAVKVFMNDLSEDRLGLCKELDPDIITVMPSELKEKIMAETKGNGVDVCIIAAPSPEAQSSAIELMNMNGRVLFFGGLPKDRENVLLNSNTIHYKQLAVHGSARASLIQYRKSLALVENGLIPMKKIISSRFKLDDISEAVKKASDGSGLKNVINFED, from the coding sequence ATGAAAGCAGCATTTCTATATAATGCTAATGATTTAAGGCTGAAAGAAACAGAAAAACCAGCAATAAATGATGATGAAATACTTGTAAAAGTAAAATCCGCAGCTATCTGCGGAACAGATATAAGAATGGTTAAAAACGGGTATGCAGGAGTAAATGAAGATAATCCGAGAATACTTGGACATGAGATCAGCGGTGAAATAGCTGAAACAGGAAAAAATGTACAAAAATATAAACCGGGCATGAGAGTGGCAATAGCACCTAACATGGGATGCGGTACATGCGACAGATGTGTGAGCGGAAATACACATTTATGTGAAACATATGAAGCATTTGGTATAAATCTTCAGGGTGGTTTTGCAGAATATCTGAAAATTCCTGCAAAAGCAGTAAACCAAGGAAATCTTGTAGAACTTGATGAAAAAATATCATATGAAGAAGCAGCGCTTGTAGAGCCGTTATCATGTGTTTTTAACGGGCAGAGCAGAGTAAATATAGAACTTGGGGACACTGTACTTATAATAGGAGCAGGGCCTATAGGTATAATGCACGCATTTCTTGCAAAAATACAGGGAGCAGTAAAAGTATTTATGAATGATCTTTCTGAAGACAGACTTGGGCTGTGTAAAGAACTTGATCCTGATATAATAACTGTAATGCCGTCGGAATTAAAAGAGAAAATAATGGCCGAAACTAAAGGAAACGGTGTAGATGTATGTATAATAGCAGCTCCGTCGCCTGAAGCACAAAGTTCTGCCATAGAATTAATGAATATGAACGGAAGAGTATTATTTTTCGGAGGATTGCCAAAGGACAGAGAAAATGTACTGTTAAATTCAAATACAATACATTACAAACAGCTTGCTGTACATGGAAGTGCACGTGCGAGTCTTATACAGTACAGAAAATCACTGGCACTGGTAGAAAACGGTCTTATTCCAATGAAAAAAATAATTTCAAGCAGATTCAAACTTGATGATATAAGTGAAGCTGTGAAAAAGGCTTCAGACGGAAGCGGTTTGAAAAACGTTATTAATTTTGAGGATTAA
- a CDS encoding PTS fructose transporter subunit IIC produces MKYVAITSCSTGIAHTYMAAEALQIAAKEMNVEMKVETQGSIGAENVLTDKDIREADAVIIAASTSVNKDRFIGKKLIEVNVDEAIKDPKALIEKASKLTTAYQAEKAAEQAKTAKEKNLGPYKHLMTGVSYMIPFVVAGGIMIALAFALGGINAGDQKGTLAAAFMQIGGGTSFALMLPVLAGFIAFSIADRPGIVPGMIGGMLANAIGAGFLGALVAGFLAGYVIILLKQVIKIPKAFQGLMPVLILPLLSSMIVGLVMIYILGKPFTALNNFMTDWLNGLSGINSVGLGIILGAMMAIDMAGPIGKAAYFFGVASLTSLQPGQTSMVMAAVMASGMIPPLSMALASLIAKDKFTAEEREAGKTAWVLGLSFITEGAIPFAAADPLRVLPSVVLGSAVTGGLSMLFKCGLAVPHGGIFVLPIPGAVGNLLGYIIAIAAGTVVAAFAVIVLKKKKEVAVNA; encoded by the coding sequence ATGAAATATGTAGCAATAACATCTTGTTCGACGGGGATTGCGCATACTTATATGGCAGCAGAGGCTTTACAGATAGCAGCGAAAGAAATGAATGTAGAGATGAAAGTAGAAACACAAGGGTCAATAGGTGCGGAAAATGTGCTTACAGACAAAGATATCAGAGAAGCAGATGCAGTAATAATAGCTGCGAGTACATCAGTGAATAAAGACAGATTTATAGGAAAAAAACTTATAGAAGTAAATGTAGACGAAGCGATAAAAGATCCAAAAGCCCTTATAGAAAAAGCTTCAAAGCTGACGACTGCGTATCAGGCTGAAAAAGCTGCTGAACAGGCAAAAACAGCAAAAGAAAAAAATCTCGGGCCTTATAAGCATCTTATGACAGGTGTATCATATATGATACCGTTTGTAGTAGCGGGTGGAATAATGATAGCCCTTGCATTTGCACTTGGAGGAATAAATGCAGGAGATCAGAAAGGTACATTAGCCGCGGCATTTATGCAGATAGGCGGAGGAACGTCGTTTGCATTAATGCTTCCGGTACTTGCAGGATTTATAGCGTTCTCTATTGCTGACAGACCGGGTATTGTTCCGGGGATGATAGGCGGAATGCTTGCTAATGCCATAGGAGCAGGTTTTTTAGGAGCATTAGTTGCAGGTTTTCTTGCAGGATATGTTATAATATTATTGAAGCAGGTAATAAAAATACCAAAAGCATTTCAGGGATTAATGCCTGTACTTATTTTACCGCTGTTATCTTCAATGATAGTGGGACTGGTAATGATTTATATTTTAGGAAAACCATTTACAGCATTAAATAACTTTATGACAGACTGGCTGAACGGATTAAGCGGTATAAACTCTGTAGGATTAGGAATAATACTTGGGGCAATGATGGCTATAGATATGGCAGGGCCTATAGGGAAAGCAGCATACTTCTTCGGAGTGGCATCGCTTACGAGCTTACAGCCCGGACAGACATCAATGGTAATGGCAGCGGTAATGGCATCAGGTATGATACCGCCTTTAAGTATGGCACTTGCATCGCTTATAGCAAAAGATAAATTTACAGCAGAGGAAAGAGAAGCAGGAAAAACAGCGTGGGTATTAGGACTTTCATTTATAACCGAAGGCGCGATACCATTCGCGGCGGCAGATCCTCTGAGAGTGTTGCCGTCAGTAGTTTTAGGTTCGGCAGTTACAGGAGGACTTTCAATGTTGTTTAAATGCGGACTGGCAGTTCCGCACGGAGGAATATTCGTACTTCCAATACCGGGGGCAGTGGGTAACCTGCTTGGATATATCATTGCCATAGCAGCAGGAACTGTAGTGGCAGCTTTCGCAGTGATAGTTCTTAAAAAGAAAAAAGAAGTTGCAGTTAATGCATAA
- a CDS encoding PTS sugar transporter subunit IIA has protein sequence MDINKLMNENLIDLDLKGETKLDVIKELIELLDKEGRLLDKEAYYQDVLKREEIGSTGVEMGVAIPHGKSAGVKEPSLAFGRVKNGVDFESMDGVKSDLVFLIAVPENSDDTHIRILTSFARKLMHKEFRDGLRNAEKSAEIIELLNN, from the coding sequence ATGGATATAAATAAGTTAATGAATGAAAATCTTATTGATTTAGATCTGAAAGGTGAAACTAAGCTGGATGTAATAAAAGAGCTTATAGAACTTTTGGACAAAGAGGGAAGGCTTCTGGACAAAGAGGCATATTATCAGGATGTGCTGAAAAGAGAGGAAATAGGATCTACAGGGGTAGAAATGGGAGTAGCCATTCCTCATGGTAAAAGTGCCGGGGTAAAGGAACCTTCACTGGCATTTGGAAGAGTAAAAAATGGTGTGGATTTTGAGTCAATGGACGGAGTAAAGAGTGATCTTGTATTTTTAATAGCAGTTCCTGAAAATTCAGATGACACACATATAAGAATACTAACAAGTTTTGCAAGAAAATTAATGCATAAAGAATTCAGAGACGGGCTTAGAAATGCAGAAAAATCTGCTGAAATAATAGAATTACTGAATAACTAA